In Massilia forsythiae, one DNA window encodes the following:
- the arsC gene encoding arsenate reductase (glutaredoxin) (This arsenate reductase requires both glutathione and glutaredoxin to convert arsenate to arsenite, after which the efflux transporter formed by ArsA and ArsB can extrude the arsenite from the cell, providing resistance.), whose translation MEVTIYHNPECGTSRNTLGLIRNAGIEPTIIEYLKQPPDRATLADLIQRSGLSVRSAVREKGTPYLELGLDNPATTDEQLIDAMLAHPILINRPIVVTPAGVRLCRPSEVVLDILPVPQRGAFTKEDGEPVVDAEGKRIK comes from the coding sequence ATGGAAGTCACGATCTACCATAACCCCGAGTGCGGCACGTCGCGCAATACGCTCGGGCTGATCCGCAATGCCGGTATCGAACCGACCATCATCGAATACCTGAAGCAGCCGCCGGACCGCGCCACGCTGGCCGATCTGATTCAGCGCTCTGGCCTGTCAGTGCGCAGCGCAGTGCGCGAGAAAGGCACGCCCTACCTCGAGCTAGGCCTGGACAATCCAGCGACCACGGATGAGCAGTTGATTGATGCCATGCTTGCACACCCAATCCTGATCAACCGCCCAATCGTGGTCACGCCAGCCGGCGTGCGGCTGTGCCGCCCGTCCGAGGTCGTGCTGGATATCCTGCCCGTACCGCAGCGCGGCGCCTTTACGAAAGAGGACGGCGAACCTGTTGTCGACGCAGAAGGAAAGCGAATCAAATGA